From Acidobacteriota bacterium, one genomic window encodes:
- a CDS encoding Gfo/Idh/MocA family oxidoreductase: MQASDAESKIRTIRTAVIGVGSLGQHHARNYAELAREGIGTFVGVCDPDEEKARLIGETNDCDYFTDWREILDRVDAVSIVTPTETHCDIACAFLEKGVDVLVEKPIARTLDEADKMIAAAGRSGAKLMVGHLERFNPAMVALRPHVTNPLYFEIHRVSPFPNRSLDVDVVLDVMIHDLDAIQWLVESEVSEIRAVGIPVISDKVDAANARIEFKNGAVANITASRVGTEKIRKTRFYQSNSYVVLDYGTKFASLTSLAPNELHPLLGISINRLAIEDVEPLRAEISAFLDCVANNAPPPITAEDGRRALSLALGVLDKIDAHRNRLNV, from the coding sequence ATGCAAGCTTCAGACGCAGAATCGAAAATTCGCACGATCAGGACCGCCGTCATCGGCGTTGGTTCGCTCGGTCAGCATCACGCTCGCAACTATGCCGAACTCGCGCGTGAGGGAATCGGAACTTTCGTCGGAGTTTGCGATCCCGATGAGGAAAAAGCACGTTTGATCGGCGAAACGAACGACTGCGATTATTTCACCGACTGGCGAGAGATTCTGGACAGGGTCGATGCGGTTTCGATCGTCACGCCGACGGAAACGCATTGCGATATCGCTTGTGCGTTCCTCGAAAAAGGCGTCGATGTATTGGTCGAAAAACCGATCGCGAGGACTCTCGATGAGGCCGACAAGATGATCGCAGCGGCCGGAAGATCGGGCGCGAAACTGATGGTCGGACATCTCGAGAGATTCAATCCGGCGATGGTCGCGCTCCGTCCGCACGTGACGAATCCGCTCTATTTCGAGATCCACCGTGTTTCGCCGTTCCCTAACCGCTCGCTCGACGTCGACGTCGTGCTCGACGTGATGATCCACGACCTCGACGCGATTCAATGGCTCGTCGAATCCGAGGTCTCCGAGATTCGTGCAGTCGGTATTCCCGTGATATCCGACAAAGTCGACGCCGCGAATGCTCGGATCGAATTCAAGAACGGCGCGGTCGCGAACATTACCGCGTCACGGGTTGGAACGGAGAAGATCCGCAAAACCCGATTTTATCAATCGAATTCTTACGTTGTTCTCGATTACGGGACGAAGTTTGCGTCGCTAACGAGTCTCGCGCCGAACGAGTTGCATCCACTGCTCGGCATTTCGATAAACCGGCTCGCGATCGAAGACGTCGAACCGCTTCGCGCCGAAATCTCGGCATTTCTCGATTGCGTTGCAAACAACGCGCCGCCGCCGATCACGGCCGAGGACGGCCGCCGTGCTCTGAGCCTCGCGCTCGGAGTTCTGGATAAGATCGATGCGCATCGAAACCGACTGAACGTTTGA
- a CDS encoding RDD family protein, protein MPQIIESEETLIIETPERVPLAFALASIGNRFLAVAIDHFIQFMAIFIVAWAFITWSGVGLEGLDKEPQEVLKEMSKWTIAIMILVVFALFAGYFVFFEWLWNGQTPGKRLLKLRVIREDGRPITLWEAVARNLLRIFDSFPTAAIIPFYSIGLISVFSSSRDQRIGDMFAGTVVVRERTDEAPTFAETFSNQISDAAFRRVQKKVEFQTDIRSLTHDEVEVVEVFLRRRWDLSERQRLWMAWRVALPIMYKLKPQYSLEDFTYEGFLEEILHRFHQRQKFLN, encoded by the coding sequence ATGCCGCAAATCATCGAAAGCGAAGAAACTCTGATTATCGAAACGCCCGAACGCGTTCCGCTGGCGTTTGCATTGGCATCGATCGGAAATCGGTTTCTCGCGGTCGCGATCGATCATTTTATTCAGTTTATGGCGATCTTCATCGTCGCCTGGGCGTTCATAACCTGGTCCGGAGTCGGACTCGAAGGACTCGACAAGGAACCACAGGAAGTCCTGAAGGAAATGTCGAAATGGACGATCGCGATTATGATCCTCGTCGTTTTCGCGTTGTTCGCGGGTTACTTCGTTTTCTTTGAATGGCTCTGGAACGGGCAAACGCCGGGCAAACGCCTGCTCAAACTGCGTGTCATCCGCGAGGACGGCCGGCCGATCACGCTCTGGGAAGCGGTCGCCAGAAATCTGCTTCGGATCTTCGATTCTTTTCCGACGGCCGCGATCATTCCCTTCTACTCGATCGGACTGATCTCCGTCTTCTCGAGCAGTCGAGACCAGCGCATCGGCGATATGTTCGCCGGCACGGTCGTCGTCCGCGAGCGCACGGACGAGGCGCCGACGTTCGCCGAGACGTTTTCAAATCAAATCAGCGATGCCGCCTTTCGGCGCGTGCAAAAAAAGGTCGAGTTTCAAACCGATATCCGGTCGCTGACGCACGACGAGGTCGAAGTCGTCGAAGTGTTTTTGCGCCGCCGTTGGGATCTGTCCGAGCGGCAGCGTCTTTGGATGGCGTGGCGCGTCGCCCTGCCGATAATGTACAAACTGAAACCTCAGTACTCGCTTGAGGATTTTACATACGAAGGCTTCCTCGAAGAGATCCTCCATCGCTTTCACCAGCGGCAGAAGTTCCTTAACTGA
- a CDS encoding tyrosine--tRNA ligase, with the protein MTIDEQIEFLTKGTVDVIRTDDLRKKLEHSAKTGKPLRVKLGADPTAPDIHIGHTVVIRKLRQFQELGHTAIFLIGDFTGMIGDPSGKNVTRPPLSREEINANAETYKTQIFKLLDPQKTEIRFNSEWMDKFDAAAFVRLCSHVTVKQILERDDFEKRLREERPISLHELLYPLTQGYDSVALQADVELGGTDQKFNLMVGRNLQREYSQEPQVILTTPLLEGLDGVNKMSKSLNNYIGIDEAPNEMFGKVMSISDDLMWRYFDLLTDRTPAEIDRMKSSGENPRNLKVELAKLIIADFHSNEAAKNAEDDFNRRFVNKEVPDEIEEALLKSGKYNLADLINQTGLAPSKKEAKRLIEQGGVKVDGEKVSNPAAEVELSEEILLQVGKRRFLRIRKH; encoded by the coding sequence ATGACGATCGATGAACAGATTGAGTTCCTGACCAAAGGCACGGTGGACGTGATTCGCACGGACGACCTGCGCAAAAAACTCGAACATTCCGCAAAAACGGGCAAACCACTTCGCGTCAAACTCGGTGCCGATCCGACAGCGCCGGACATTCATATCGGCCACACGGTCGTGATCCGCAAGCTCCGTCAGTTTCAGGAACTCGGCCATACCGCGATCTTCTTGATCGGCGATTTTACGGGGATGATCGGCGATCCGTCGGGCAAGAACGTGACGCGACCGCCGCTTTCGCGCGAGGAGATAAATGCCAACGCCGAGACCTACAAAACGCAAATTTTCAAGCTTCTTGATCCTCAGAAAACGGAGATCCGTTTCAATTCCGAATGGATGGACAAGTTCGACGCGGCTGCTTTCGTCCGGTTGTGCTCGCACGTGACCGTCAAGCAGATCCTCGAACGCGACGATTTTGAAAAACGTCTCCGGGAAGAGCGGCCGATCTCGCTTCACGAGCTGCTTTATCCGCTGACGCAGGGCTACGACTCGGTCGCGCTCCAGGCGGACGTCGAACTCGGCGGGACGGACCAGAAATTCAACCTGATGGTCGGCCGCAATTTGCAGCGCGAGTACTCGCAGGAACCGCAGGTTATCTTGACGACGCCCTTGCTCGAAGGGCTCGACGGCGTCAACAAGATGTCGAAATCGCTCAACAACTACATCGGCATCGACGAAGCTCCGAACGAAATGTTCGGCAAAGTAATGTCGATTTCCGACGATCTGATGTGGCGTTATTTTGATTTGCTGACAGACAGAACGCCTGCGGAGATTGACCGGATGAAGTCGAGCGGCGAAAATCCGCGCAATCTCAAGGTTGAACTCGCGAAACTCATCATTGCTGATTTTCATTCGAACGAAGCCGCCAAAAACGCCGAAGACGACTTCAATCGCCGTTTTGTCAACAAGGAGGTCCCGGACGAGATCGAAGAGGCATTGCTCAAATCAGGCAAATACAATCTCGCGGATCTGATCAATCAAACCGGACTCGCTCCCTCGAAAAAGGAGGCCAAACGCCTTATCGAACAAGGCGGCGTGAAGGTTGACGGCGAAAAGGTCTCAAACCCGGCCGCAGAAGTTGAATTAAGCGAAGAGATCTTGTTGCAGGTCGGTAAACGCCGTTTCCTGCGGATTCGGAAACACTGA
- a CDS encoding glycosyltransferase family 39 protein: MTKDTPNRKTLYFALGFTVLIVAVYLTGLSIPLLGPDEPRYTQVAREMFERGDWVTPKLGGFDWFEKPALLYWLQIASFHIFGVSEFGARFGSALFGLGTVFFLWLFGRSVGAAEGRDFAKWLALISASSLGLMVFSRGASFDIILTFPIAAALVSFFIWDERTRCEESGGGKYLALFYVFTGVSLIAKGLVGIVFPYAIVAFYFVLSRRMPSRSLIISLFWGTLLCVIVAGAWYFPMYRDNGWKFVDEFFIQHHFQRYTSNKYLHPQPFWFFWVVFPLMTFPWLPFFLGSVWTAVSGLFRRNEERPTRKPFVVFAFAWMLVPLVFFSFSGSKLPGYVLPALPAALILTAIPIVRFVGKSALRRNAVVSIAILMLVTVAILARFVVADFIREETVWHLVATANERGYRTEKIINMHAISHSAEFYGAGRLVRESDGKQRKFFGVSEILEHMDRTGSDQVLVIVPQVYLYTLMKPELIRTEVLDDNGEMVIAIVKRNR, translated from the coding sequence ATGACAAAAGATACTCCGAATCGCAAAACCCTATATTTCGCGCTCGGTTTCACGGTGCTGATCGTTGCCGTTTACCTGACCGGACTGTCAATTCCGTTGCTCGGTCCCGACGAACCGCGCTACACGCAGGTCGCTCGGGAAATGTTCGAACGCGGCGATTGGGTAACGCCGAAACTCGGTGGTTTCGATTGGTTCGAGAAACCGGCGCTGCTCTATTGGCTGCAGATCGCGTCGTTCCATATCTTCGGCGTTTCGGAATTCGGCGCGCGCTTCGGTTCGGCGCTTTTCGGACTGGGAACGGTCTTTTTCTTGTGGCTTTTCGGCCGGTCGGTCGGTGCCGCCGAAGGTCGAGACTTCGCGAAATGGCTGGCGCTGATCTCAGCCTCGTCGCTTGGATTGATGGTGTTTTCGCGCGGCGCCAGTTTTGATATCATCCTGACATTTCCGATCGCCGCAGCGTTGGTTAGTTTCTTCATCTGGGACGAGCGAACTCGCTGCGAAGAATCGGGCGGCGGGAAATATCTGGCGCTCTTCTACGTCTTCACCGGCGTCTCGCTGATCGCGAAAGGACTCGTCGGTATCGTATTTCCATACGCGATCGTAGCGTTTTATTTTGTTTTGAGCCGCCGGATGCCGTCGCGGTCACTCATCATCAGTCTGTTTTGGGGAACTCTCCTATGCGTCATCGTCGCCGGTGCTTGGTATTTCCCAATGTATCGCGATAACGGCTGGAAGTTCGTCGACGAGTTCTTCATTCAGCATCATTTCCAGCGCTATACGTCGAACAAGTACCTCCACCCGCAACCGTTCTGGTTCTTCTGGGTTGTGTTTCCTCTGATGACGTTTCCCTGGTTGCCGTTCTTTCTGGGTTCGGTCTGGACCGCGGTCAGTGGCCTGTTTCGTCGCAACGAGGAACGTCCGACGCGCAAGCCGTTCGTCGTTTTCGCTTTTGCCTGGATGCTCGTGCCGCTCGTGTTTTTCAGTTTTTCAGGTTCAAAGCTTCCGGGATACGTTCTTCCGGCGCTTCCGGCGGCGCTGATCCTGACGGCGATCCCGATCGTCAGGTTTGTCGGAAAGTCCGCTTTGCGGCGAAATGCCGTTGTCTCGATCGCGATTCTGATGCTAGTGACGGTCGCGATTCTGGCAAGATTCGTCGTCGCCGACTTCATCCGTGAAGAAACTGTCTGGCACTTGGTCGCAACGGCGAATGAGCGCGGTTACCGAACCGAGAAGATCATAAATATGCACGCGATCTCGCATTCGGCGGAGTTCTACGGTGCGGGACGCCTCGTGCGCGAATCGGATGGAAAGCAGCGCAAGTTCTTCGGGGTCTCCGAGATCCTGGAGCATATGGATCGGACCGGTTCGGACCAGGTTTTGGTGATCGTTCCGCAGGTCTATCTTTACACGTTGATGAAGCCCGAACTGATCCGGACCGAAGTTCTCGATGACAACGGTGAAATGGTCATCGCGATCGTCAAACGAAACAGGTGA
- a CDS encoding VWA domain-containing protein, producing MKRIGLILVGICLFGLTVAAQSGTVSRPRVVTSATPPVLKGGTTAQNDKKAPVLIGQTTSTPTPSETTTVVEDDNEVIKVETNLVTMPVSVLDRDGRFISGLQQRDFQVFENGIQQRVEYFQSVEQPFTVILMIDVSPSTQFKIEEIQDAAIAFVNQLRRDDKVMVISFDDKVNVLSPVTGDRRVLQNAIRQSRFGDGTSLYEAVDFVLKQQLRLIDGRKAVVLFTDGVDTTSRRANYQTTIRESEESDALFYPIRYDTMSDMNGGYGGGGTNYPRRQPSGGGIGSIIGVILGGGNVRVGRGGGSAGSSSAEYETGKRYLEDLARNSGGRSFEARNNLDAAFLGISEELRRQYSIGYYPEKAGQPGERRQIRVRVMRPNVVVKAKTSYVIGRK from the coding sequence ATGAAAAGAATTGGATTGATTTTGGTTGGAATCTGTTTGTTCGGTCTGACGGTCGCGGCCCAGTCCGGCACGGTTTCACGCCCACGCGTCGTGACATCCGCGACGCCGCCGGTCCTGAAGGGCGGCACGACGGCGCAAAACGACAAAAAGGCGCCGGTTTTGATCGGACAAACCACATCGACGCCGACGCCGAGTGAAACGACGACGGTCGTTGAAGACGACAATGAGGTGATCAAGGTCGAAACCAATCTCGTAACGATGCCGGTTTCGGTCCTGGACCGCGACGGCCGTTTCATTTCCGGACTCCAGCAGCGCGATTTTCAGGTTTTTGAAAATGGGATACAGCAGCGTGTCGAGTATTTTCAGTCGGTCGAGCAACCGTTCACGGTGATCTTGATGATCGACGTCAGTCCGTCGACGCAGTTCAAGATCGAAGAGATCCAGGATGCGGCGATCGCGTTTGTGAACCAGTTGCGGCGTGACGACAAAGTGATGGTCATCTCTTTTGACGACAAGGTTAACGTGCTGAGTCCGGTCACCGGAGACCGGCGCGTTTTGCAGAATGCGATCCGGCAGTCGCGCTTCGGTGACGGCACGAGTCTTTATGAGGCAGTCGATTTCGTTCTCAAACAACAGCTTCGCTTGATCGACGGACGAAAGGCAGTGGTCCTGTTCACCGACGGCGTTGATACGACTTCGCGGCGGGCGAATTATCAGACCACGATCCGCGAATCGGAAGAGTCGGATGCACTTTTCTATCCGATCCGTTATGACACGATGAGCGATATGAACGGAGGCTACGGCGGAGGCGGAACGAATTATCCGCGGCGGCAACCGTCGGGCGGCGGGATCGGAAGCATCATCGGCGTCATTCTCGGCGGCGGAAACGTCCGGGTCGGACGCGGCGGCGGAAGCGCCGGATCAAGCTCGGCGGAGTACGAAACCGGAAAACGTTATCTCGAAGACCTCGCACGCAACTCGGGCGGGCGGAGCTTTGAAGCGCGCAACAATCTCGACGCCGCGTTTCTCGGGATCTCCGAAGAGCTTCGCCGGCAGTATTCGATCGGTTACTATCCCGAAAAAGCCGGCCAGCCCGGCGAACGCCGCCAGATCCGGGTCCGCGTGATGCGCCCGAACGTCGTCGTCAAGGCGAAGACAAGTTACGTTATCGGCAGAAAGTAA
- a CDS encoding pyrroline-5-carboxylate reductase yields MKETLASTKLAFVGCGVMAESIIAGLLRKELVTPDQIAASHPRAGRRNELQEKYGITVCEKNSDAVREVQDAADSCVFLCVKPQRIKGILDELNGVAKSDQLIVSIIAGARIETIADALDCRKVVRAMPNTPSQIGAGMTAWTCTPNVSEDEKARVKTLLSALGKELHVETENMIDMATSLSATGPTYIFMVMEALTDAGVHLGFSREMSKELVQETMLGSVLFAMESHKHPAELRNMVTSPGGTSADAIYQMEKGSLRTVLSKAVYAAYQRAVALGKK; encoded by the coding sequence ATGAAAGAAACACTCGCAAGCACAAAACTCGCGTTCGTCGGTTGCGGCGTGATGGCCGAATCGATCATCGCCGGACTTTTGCGGAAAGAACTCGTCACGCCGGATCAGATCGCGGCAAGCCACCCGCGGGCGGGACGGCGCAACGAACTTCAGGAAAAATACGGCATCACGGTGTGCGAGAAAAACTCAGACGCCGTCCGCGAGGTGCAGGACGCGGCCGATTCGTGCGTTTTTCTTTGCGTCAAACCGCAGCGGATCAAGGGAATTCTCGATGAACTCAACGGTGTCGCGAAGTCCGATCAACTCATCGTATCGATCATCGCCGGCGCGCGGATCGAAACCATCGCCGATGCCCTCGATTGCCGCAAGGTCGTGCGCGCGATGCCAAACACGCCGTCACAGATCGGTGCCGGAATGACTGCGTGGACCTGTACGCCGAACGTCTCGGAAGACGAAAAGGCGCGCGTCAAAACGCTTCTTTCCGCGCTCGGGAAAGAACTTCACGTCGAAACCGAGAATATGATCGATATGGCGACATCGCTTTCGGCAACCGGCCCGACGTACATCTTTATGGTGATGGAAGCGTTGACCGACGCCGGCGTGCATCTCGGATTCTCGCGCGAAATGTCGAAGGAGCTCGTCCAGGAAACTATGCTCGGCTCCGTTCTGTTCGCGATGGAGTCGCACAAACATCCGGCCGAACTCCGAAACATGGTCACGTCCCCGGGCGGGACTTCGGCCGACGCGATTTATCAAATGGAAAAAGGCAGCCTGCGAACGGTTCTGTCGAAAGCCGTCTACGCGGCCTATCAACGCGCCGTCGCCCTCGGCAAAAAGTGA
- a CDS encoding threonylcarbamoyl-AMP synthase produces the protein MKTLLTSDALEAARIIRRGGLVAFPTETVYGLGADVFNANAVAKIFEAKRRPADNPLIAHVGSFEQIAQLVKTITPAARKLIDAFFPAPLTLVLPKSAKVPLIATAGLDTVGVRMPRHEKAREFLAACGVPVVAPSANLSGRPSPTTWQAVYEDLADRIDCILEGEATEIGLESTVVDCTGGTPLVLRAGAISLEQLRAVVPETRIYVPAADESVRSPGLKHKHYAPTARIVIGVDLGSAKRAAFIGLNRPMGNFETVRICPSVENYAREVFAFFRECDRAGIELICCEPVEEIGIGRALMDRLRRAAE, from the coding sequence ATGAAGACACTGCTGACATCAGACGCTTTGGAGGCCGCACGTATCATCCGTCGCGGGGGACTTGTCGCGTTTCCCACCGAAACCGTTTACGGGCTTGGAGCGGACGTATTCAATGCAAACGCGGTTGCGAAGATCTTCGAGGCGAAACGTCGCCCGGCCGACAATCCGCTGATAGCACACGTCGGGAGTTTTGAGCAGATCGCGCAGTTGGTAAAAACGATCACGCCGGCGGCGCGGAAACTGATCGATGCGTTCTTTCCGGCGCCCTTGACGCTGGTCTTGCCAAAGTCGGCGAAGGTCCCTTTGATCGCCACCGCGGGACTCGACACGGTCGGCGTCAGAATGCCGCGTCACGAGAAGGCGCGCGAGTTCCTTGCGGCGTGTGGCGTCCCGGTCGTCGCACCGTCGGCCAATCTTTCCGGCCGGCCGTCGCCGACGACCTGGCAGGCGGTTTATGAAGATCTCGCGGACCGGATCGACTGCATTCTCGAAGGCGAAGCAACGGAGATCGGGCTCGAATCGACGGTCGTCGATTGCACCGGCGGGACGCCGCTCGTCCTGCGCGCCGGTGCGATTTCGCTGGAACAGCTTCGGGCAGTAGTTCCGGAGACGCGAATTTACGTTCCAGCGGCCGATGAGTCGGTGCGAAGTCCCGGATTGAAACACAAACACTATGCCCCGACGGCACGAATCGTGATCGGTGTCGATCTTGGTTCGGCAAAACGGGCGGCGTTCATCGGATTGAATCGCCCGATGGGGAACTTTGAAACTGTAAGGATCTGTCCGAGCGTCGAGAACTACGCCCGGGAGGTTTTTGCATTTTTCCGCGAATGCGATCGGGCAGGCATTGAGTTGATCTGTTGCGAACCCGTGGAGGAGATCGGCATCGGGCGCGCGTTGATGGATCGACTCCGGCGCGCAGCTGAATGA
- a CDS encoding beta-lactamase family protein, translating into MRKLPEISAFLETRIEAGDFPSAVYLVAEKGEIVFEDAIGKAVVEPVSIPARVDTIYDVASLTKVLVTTILTAKLIENGTIGLNDPLAKFLPEFDSGDKRDVTFKNLLVHDSGFRAWLPFYLLTDDRSEVLKIIAAEPRENPVGTKIVYSDLNFLALTFVIERIYGRRIDEVAKSEIFEPLGLRDTFYNPPAEIKNRIAASEIGNEYERKTCIDLGYEISDHLSPFREQIIWGEVHDGNCWFMGGVSGHAGLFSTAVEIREIAKQFLAKESVLLQPGTCGLFRTNLTPGLNEARAVGFQLAETPESTASRSLSADSFGHLGFTGTSLWIEPETARIFILLTNRTHAHALPFVLLNSVRRRFHELAVADLGR; encoded by the coding sequence TTGAGAAAACTGCCTGAAATTTCAGCGTTTCTTGAAACGCGCATCGAAGCCGGCGACTTTCCGTCGGCAGTCTATCTGGTTGCCGAGAAAGGAGAGATCGTTTTCGAAGACGCGATTGGAAAGGCGGTCGTTGAACCTGTTTCAATTCCGGCCCGCGTCGATACGATCTATGACGTCGCAAGCCTCACCAAAGTCTTGGTGACGACTATCTTGACCGCAAAGCTGATCGAAAATGGCACGATCGGCTTGAACGACCCGCTGGCGAAGTTTCTTCCGGAATTCGATTCCGGAGACAAACGCGACGTCACTTTTAAGAATCTTCTGGTTCACGATTCCGGTTTTCGCGCCTGGCTTCCGTTTTACTTGCTGACGGATGACCGATCCGAAGTTCTGAAGATCATCGCTGCCGAGCCGCGCGAGAATCCGGTCGGGACGAAAATCGTTTACAGCGACCTGAACTTTCTTGCCCTGACATTTGTGATCGAGAGGATATACGGAAGACGAATCGACGAGGTTGCGAAGTCGGAGATCTTCGAACCGCTCGGTTTGCGCGACACGTTCTACAACCCTCCGGCCGAAATTAAAAACCGAATCGCGGCGAGCGAAATCGGCAACGAATACGAGCGAAAAACGTGCATCGACCTCGGCTACGAGATCTCAGATCACCTCTCGCCATTCCGGGAACAGATTATTTGGGGAGAGGTCCACGACGGCAATTGCTGGTTTATGGGTGGAGTTTCTGGTCACGCGGGACTGTTTTCCACAGCTGTGGAAATCCGCGAGATCGCGAAGCAGTTTCTCGCGAAAGAATCCGTTCTGCTCCAACCCGGCACTTGCGGGCTTTTCCGGACAAACCTAACACCCGGTTTGAACGAAGCGCGCGCGGTCGGTTTTCAGCTCGCCGAAACGCCTGAATCGACGGCTTCGCGATCGCTGTCGGCGGACAGTTTCGGACACCTCGGATTCACCGGAACATCGCTTTGGATCGAACCTGAAACCGCACGCATCTTCATTCTCCTGACCAACCGGACGCACGCGCACGCACTGCCGTTCGTTCTTCTCAATTCGGTCCGGCGCAGATTTCACGAACTTGCCGTTGCAGATCTTGGCCGTTAG
- the uvrC gene encoding excinuclease ABC subunit UvrC, with product MTLEEKLKTLPTKSGVYIHKNAEGKIIYVGKAKNLKNRVRQYFQSSKNHDPKTRELVKRIRDFEFIVVDTEVEALVLESNLVKKHKPRYNIFLKDDKQYPHLKITREAFPKVVITRKIQKDGAAYFGPFLPANLARKTLDLINRTFQLRTCEIEIDGKLPRPCLEYHLKRCLAPCVKNLCNADDYAQAASDVKLLLEGKDTELAGELERRMWHFAENEKYELAAKFRDLRQTVLALGEKQKMASSPDRDVDIFGFYREKQRLALQLFTMREGRIVGRREFFWEDIDDETFDAAEFLGEVLAQYYTTDYVPLEIHVPNDFDDRATLEKLLTERRGRRVHIYDPKRGSKREMISLVETNAKIAFEQRFRVLKADLERVLEELQEILELPRFPARIESFDISNISGAENVAGLVVFENGKPNRANYRRLKIKSVEGANDFASMHEAVLRTYRRRLDEQKPLPDLIFIDGGKGQISSAAAALGELDLEALPIVGLVKPPRRHSEISHLLPYGREDAAVPFDPNSSAMRFVQQIRDETHKTAVEYHRKRREIRDFTSELTAIAGVGETRKMKLLRKFGSIEKIAQKTVEELKPVVGEQTATAIFDHFKRQRELAANHAR from the coding sequence ATGACGCTGGAGGAAAAACTCAAAACCCTACCCACCAAATCCGGCGTTTACATTCACAAGAACGCGGAAGGCAAGATCATCTACGTCGGTAAGGCGAAGAACCTCAAGAATCGCGTTCGGCAGTACTTTCAGTCTTCGAAAAACCACGATCCGAAAACGCGCGAACTCGTCAAGCGGATCCGTGATTTCGAGTTCATCGTTGTCGATACCGAAGTCGAAGCGCTCGTGCTCGAGTCCAACCTGGTCAAAAAGCACAAGCCTCGCTATAACATCTTCCTCAAGGACGACAAGCAGTATCCGCATCTCAAGATCACGCGCGAGGCGTTTCCAAAGGTCGTCATCACGCGCAAGATCCAAAAGGACGGTGCGGCGTATTTCGGGCCGTTTTTGCCGGCGAATCTGGCGCGAAAGACGCTCGATCTGATCAACAGGACGTTTCAATTGCGGACGTGCGAGATCGAGATCGACGGCAAACTTCCGCGGCCGTGTCTCGAGTATCACCTGAAACGCTGCCTCGCCCCGTGCGTCAAGAATCTCTGCAACGCCGACGATTACGCGCAGGCGGCCTCGGACGTAAAACTGCTCCTCGAAGGCAAAGACACCGAGCTTGCCGGCGAACTCGAACGCCGGATGTGGCATTTTGCGGAGAACGAGAAATACGAGCTCGCGGCGAAGTTTCGCGACCTTCGGCAGACGGTCCTCGCGCTCGGCGAGAAGCAAAAGATGGCGAGTTCACCCGACCGCGATGTCGACATTTTTGGATTCTACCGCGAAAAACAGCGGCTGGCGCTTCAGCTGTTTACGATGCGCGAGGGCCGGATCGTCGGGCGGCGCGAGTTTTTCTGGGAAGACATCGATGACGAAACCTTCGACGCGGCTGAGTTTCTTGGCGAGGTTTTGGCGCAATACTACACGACCGACTATGTGCCGCTTGAGATTCACGTCCCGAACGACTTCGATGACCGCGCGACTCTCGAAAAGCTCTTGACCGAACGGCGCGGTCGCCGCGTTCACATCTACGATCCGAAACGCGGATCGAAGCGCGAAATGATCTCGCTGGTCGAAACTAACGCGAAGATCGCGTTCGAACAACGCTTCCGCGTTCTCAAAGCCGACCTCGAACGCGTTCTCGAAGAGTTGCAGGAGATTCTCGAACTCCCGCGTTTCCCGGCGCGGATCGAGAGTTTCGATATCTCGAATATCTCCGGTGCGGAAAACGTCGCGGGACTTGTCGTATTCGAAAACGGCAAACCGAACCGCGCGAACTATCGCCGTCTGAAGATCAAGTCGGTGGAGGGCGCGAACGATTTCGCTTCGATGCACGAGGCCGTTCTGAGAACGTATCGCCGGCGCCTCGACGAGCAGAAACCGCTTCCGGATCTGATCTTTATCGACGGCGGGAAGGGCCAAATATCATCGGCGGCGGCGGCGCTCGGCGAACTCGATCTCGAAGCGCTTCCGATCGTCGGATTGGTCAAGCCCCCGCGCCGTCACAGTGAGATCTCGCACCTCTTGCCGTACGGGCGCGAGGACGCGGCCGTGCCGTTCGACCCGAATTCCTCGGCGATGCGCTTCGTCCAACAGATTCGCGACGAAACGCACAAAACCGCCGTGGAATACCACCGCAAACGACGCGAGATCCGCGACTTCACATCGGAATTGACCGCCATTGCCGGAGTCGGCGAAACCCGGAAGATGAAACTCTTGCGAAAATTCGGCTCGATCGAAAAGATCGCGCAGAAAACCGTGGAAGAATTGAAGCCGGTCGTCGGAGAGCAGACCGCGACCGCGATCTTTGATCATTTCAAGCGTCAGCGTGAACTTGCGGCCAATCACGCCAGGTGA